One region of Mycobacterium riyadhense genomic DNA includes:
- a CDS encoding PE family protein, giving the protein MSYVYAVPEMINAATADLAGIGSAVSAANAAAAFSTTAVVAAGSDEVSAAIAAVFGSHAQEYQALSAQLGRFHDQFVRNLRVGVSAYGAAEATNAAAAAEQQLLDLVNAPSLALTGRILIGDGANGTSPGQAGGNGGWLWGNGGNGAPGAAGQAGGRGGDAGLLWGSGGAGGAGGRGILAGQAGGAGGAGGNAWLFGNGGAGGSGGIGQNGQAAFMQGAGGAGGAGGSGGMGGLLGGVGGHGGHGAAGGAGAHGVGSAGGAGGAGGAGGAGGDNWLVGPGGAGRIGDGGNGGAGGDGGDGGDNALTGGDGFAGGAGGAGGAGGNSAGGTNGSGGDGGDGGRGGGGGTGTNTIAGGTGGAGGNGGTAGLAGAGGTGGSAGDGGNGGDGGTGGNGFFGVAGDGGVGGTGGSGTHGGSGGNGGNGGGSSAADIGGDGGRGGGGGTGSIAGGNGGNGGDGGVGDDISGEGGTGGNGGAGTGASGIGGRGGDGGTGGDGDSGTGSIPGGTGGTGGTGGEGGSGTIAGGAGGTGGTGGTGGTGVAVDGGGHGGNGGTGGKGGTGGSSTSGTGGAGGAGGTGGINGEGPATSGRSGDGGTGGTGGDGATAGGTGGTGGKGGAATGTGTAGTGGTGGTGGASAGGAGGTGGGGGDGGTGGTGHSGGAGGDGGTGGTGAIGGKGGTGGTGGNGGGNGGTGGTGGKGGVGGIGTAGIGGDGGTGGSGGTGGNGGTANAGGTGGVGGAGGAGGAGLIGNGADGRGGNGGDGGNGGSSKSGGRGGDGGISVGGIGGDGGAGGRGGDGAAGGTAGGAGGRGGSGGAGGTQGGTGGHGGRGGNGFSFGGSGNGGRGGDGGAGGDGGISTAGIGGAGGDAGNGGNGGNGGAGGGFGGDAGNGGNGGNGGAGPAAGGVGGNGGNGGNTGLSPVGSIGAKAGNGGNGGTGGISTAGIGGAGGTGGTGGLGGTGGTGGLGGNGGDGGNGTTGGAGGNGGLGGQGRSQHLFNIIPGHGGAGGNGGNGGNGISGAGGAGGNGGDGGNSGTNILGDPDGRSGNGGNGGTGGTGASAGGAGGDGGDGGTGRGGLGNGAGGDGGDGGKGTGADSIGGAGGNGGKGGNAGGVVASPAGHGGAGGNGGDGTSRGGAGGAGGDGGSGGSNRFGPIGFGDGGDGGNGGNGGHGGNGVVAGAGGNGGNAGNGGNAGGTGGNGGNGGNAGNGGNAGNGDAGGGGHGGHGGHGGNAGDDGGHGGHGGNGGNGGTGTTGGSGGKAGDGGNGGDNDAGHGGDGGDGGTGGNGGAGTTADGHGGAGGNGGNGGDDNDPALGGLGGRGGHGGGGGNGDVGGDGGDGGNGGGGGNGAGGVGGTGGTGGTGITVGGAGGDGGVGGDGGHGGASGDGGDGGAGIGVAGVGGRGGHGGAGNGGPGNDGTGGAAGDGGDGGDGTITGGDGGNGGAGANGIGGGFDNGFGRAGGNGGNGGSGGKFGGAGGNGGDGGHAADGTVAGSVFTGFTGDAGGAGGRGGNGGAGTGVDGVGGAGGAGGNGGDGGDPPAGFLGGGGFPGGVGGAGGRGGDGGDGTSVGGSGGTGGTGGTGGTGGPATGGGPGGPGVSGDVGTTGNPPAGTNGGKGGAGGAGGAGGPGGTL; this is encoded by the coding sequence ATGTCGTATGTCTACGCCGTACCCGAGATGATCAACGCGGCGACAGCGGATTTGGCGGGCATCGGCTCGGCGGTCAGCGCGGCTAATGCGGCAGCCGCATTCTCCACGACGGCGGTGGTGGCGGCAGGCAGCGACGAGGTGTCGGCCGCTATTGCGGCGGTGTTCGGGTCACACGCTCAGGAGTATCAGGCGCTCAGCGCGCAACTGGGCCGGTTTCATGACCAGTTTGTGCGCAACCTGCGGGTCGGTGTGAGCGCGTATGGGGCCGCCGAGGCGACCAACGCGGCCGCCGCGGCGGAGCAGCAGCTTCTCGATTTGGTCAACGCGCCGTCGCTCGCCCTGACCGGGCGCATCCTGATCGGCGACGGCGCCAACGGGACCTCGCCGGGTCAGGCCGGTGGCAACGGCGGATGGCTTTGGGGTAATGGCGGCAACGGCGCGCCGGGGGCAGCGGGCCAGGCGGGCGGTCGCGGTGGTGACGCCGGGCTGCTGTGGGGCAGCGGCGGAGCGGGTGGGGCCGGTGGGCGCGGCATTTTGGCTGGCCAGGCCGGTGGGGCCGGCGGCGCCGGTGGCAACGCCTGGCTGTTCGGCAACGGCGGTGCCGGCGGGTCCGGCGGGATCGGCCAGAACGGCCAGGCAGCGTTCATGCAGGGTGCCGGTGGTGCCGGTGGTGCGGGTGGTTCCGGCGGCATGGGCGGGCTCTTGGGCGGGGTCGGTGGGCACGGCGGTCATGGCGCGGCCGGAGGTGCCGGCGCCCACGGCGTCGGCAGTGCCGGTGGTGCCGGTGGTGCCGGAGGGGCCGGTGGTGCCGGCGGCGACAACTGGCTGGTCGGCCCGGGGGGTGCCGGCCGGATCGGCGACGGCGGCAATGGCGGCGCCGGCGGCGACGGCGGCGACGGCGGCGACAACGCACTTACCGGCGGCGACGGTTTCGCGGGCGGAGCCGGCGGCGCCGGCGGTGCGGGCGGCAACAGCGCCGGCGGAACCAATGGCAGCGGCGGCGACGGCGGCGACGGCGGCCGCGGCGGCGGCGGCGGTACCGGCACCAACACCATCGCCGGCGGCACCGGCGGTGCCGGCGGCAACGGCGGGACAGCCGGTCTAGCCGGCGCCGGCGGCACCGGCGGCAGTGCCGGCGACGGCGGCAATGGCGGTGATGGCGGCACTGGCGGGAACGGCTTCTTCGGCGTCGCCGGCGACGGCGGTGTCGGCGGCACGGGCGGCAGTGGCACACATGGCGGCAGCGGCGGCAACGGCGGCAACGGCGGCGGTAGCAGCGCCGCCGATATCGGCGGCGACGGCGGCCGCGGGGGCGGCGGTGGCACCGGCAGCATCGCCGGCGGCAACGGCGGCAACGGCGGTGACGGCGGCGTTGGCGACGACATCAGCGGCGAGGGCGGCACCGGCGGCAACGGCGGCGCTGGTACCGGCGCCTCTGGCATAGGCGGCCGCGGCGGTGACGGCGGCACCGGCGGCGACGGCGATTCAGGCACCGGCAGCATCCCCGGCGGCACCGGGGGTACGGGTGGCACCGGCGGTGAGGGCGGTTCAGGCACGATTGCCGGCGGTGCCGGCGGTACCGGCGGCACCGGCGGCACCGGCGGCACCGGCGTTGCCGTCGACGGCGGTGGCCACGGCGGCAATGGCGGCACCGGCGGCAAAGGAGGCACCGGTGGCAGCAGCACCTCCGGCACCGGCGGTGCTGGCGGTGCCGGCGGCACCGGCGGAATCAACGGCGAGGGCCCTGCCACCAGCGGCAGGAGCGGTGACGGCGGCACCGGGGGCACCGGAGGCGACGGCGCCACCGCCGGCGGCACCGGTGGCACCGGCGGCAAGGGCGGTGCGGCCACTGGCACTGGTACAGCCGGCACCGGCGGCACCGGCGGCACCGGGGGTGCCAGCGCCGGCGGCGCGGGCGGCACCGGCGGGGGCGGCGGTGACGGCGGCACCGGCGGGACCGGCCACAGTGGCGGCGCCGGCGGCGACGGCGGCACCGGAGGCACCGGCGCCATCGGCGGCAAAGGCGGCACCGGCGGCACCGGCGGCAACGGCGGAGGCAACGGCGGAACCGGCGGCACCGGCGGCAAAGGCGGAGTCGGCGGCATCGGCACCGCCGGCATCGGCGGCGACGGCGGAACCGGCGGCAGCGGCGGTACCGGCGGCAACGGCGGCACGGCCAACGCCGGCGGCACCGGCGGTGTCGGCGGCGCCGGCGGTGCCGGCGGCGCCGGTCTCATCGGCAACGGCGCCGATGGTCGCGGCGGCAACGGCGGCGATGGCGGCAACGGCGGCAGCAGCAAAAGCGGCGGCCGAGGCGGCGACGGCGGCATCAGCGTCGGCGGCATCGGCGGCGACGGCGGAGCCGGCGGCCGAGGCGGCGACGGCGCGGCCGGTGGCACCGCCGGCGGGGCGGGCGGCCGAGGCGGCAGTGGCGGGGCCGGCGGCACCCAGGGCGGCACCGGAGGCCACGGCGGCCGAGGCGGCAACGGCTTCAGCTTCGGAGGCTCCGGCAACGGCGGCCGAGGCGGCGACGGCGGGGCCGGCGGCGACGGTGGCATCAGCACCGCCGGCATCGGCGGGGCCGGCGGTGACGCCGGTAACGGCGGCAACGGCGGCAACGGTGGGGCCGGCGGCGGTTTCGGCGGCGACGCCGGCAACGGCGGCAACGGCGGCAACGGCGGGGCCGGCCCCGCCGCGGGCGGAGTCGGAGGCAACGGCGGCAACGGCGGCAACACCGGCCTTAGCCCCGTCGGCAGCATCGGCGCTAAGGCCGGCAATGGCGGGAACGGCGGCACCGGCGGCATCAGCACAGCCGGCATCGGCGGCGCAGGCGGCACTGGCGGCACCGGCGGCCTCGGCGGCACTGGCGGCACTGGCGGCCTAGGCGGCAACGGCGGCGACGGCGGCAACGGCACCACCGGCGGCGCTGGCGGCAACGGTGGCCTCGGTGGCCAAGGACGCAGCCAGCACCTATTCAACATCATTCCCGGCCACGGCGGCGCCGGCGGCAACGGCGGCAACGGCGGCAACGGCATCAGCGGTGCCGGCGGTGCCGGCGGTAACGGGGGTGATGGCGGCAACAGCGGAACCAACATCCTTGGCGATCCAGACGGCCGCAGTGGCAACGGCGGCAACGGCGGCACCGGCGGCACCGGCGCCAGCGCCGGTGGCGCCGGCGGCGACGGCGGCGACGGCGGCACCGGCAGAGGCGGCCTTGGCAACGGCGCTGGCGGCGACGGCGGTGACGGTGGCAAAGGCACCGGCGCCGACAGCATCGGCGGCGCGGGCGGCAACGGCGGCAAAGGCGGCAACGCCGGCGGCGTTGTAGCCAGCCCCGCCGGCCACGGTGGTGCCGGCGGCAACGGCGGCGACGGCACCAGCAGGGGTGGCGCCGGTGGCGCTGGCGGCGACGGCGGCAGTGGCGGCAGCAACCGTTTCGGCCCCATCGGATTCGGCGACGGCGGCGACGGCGGCAATGGCGGCAACGGCGGGCATGGCGGCAACGGTGTTGTTGCCGGCGCCGGCGGCAACGGCGGCAATGCCGGCAACGGCGGCAACGCCGGCGGCACCGGTGGCAATGGCGGCAACGGCGGCAATGCCGGCAACGGCGGCAACGCGGGCAACGGCGATGCCGGCGGCGGTGGCCACGGCGGCCATGGCGGCCACGGCGGCAATGCCGGTGACGACGGTGGCCACGGCGGCCACGGCGGCAACGGCGGCAATGGCGGCACCGGCACCACCGGCGGCAGCGGCGGCAAGGCTGGCGACGGCGGCAACGGCGGCGACAACGACGCGGGCCACGGCGGCGACGGCGGCGACGGCGGCACCGGCGGCAACGGCGGCGCCGGCACCACCGCCGACGGCCACGGCGGCGCTGGCGGCAACGGCGGCAACGGCGGCGACGACAACGACCCCGCACTCGGCGGCCTCGGCGGTCGCGGCGGCCACGGCGGCGGCGGCGGCAACGGGGACGTCGGCGGCGACGGCGGCGACGGCGGCAACGGCGGCGGCGGCGGCAACGGTGCCGGCGGTGTCGGCGGCACCGGCGGCACTGGCGGTACCGGCATCACCGTCGGTGGGGCTGGCGGCGACGGCGGAGTCGGCGGCGACGGCGGCCACGGCGGTGCCTCGGGCGACGGCGGTGACGGTGGCGCCGGCATCGGCGTGGCCGGCGTCGGCGGCCGCGGCGGCCACGGTGGCGCCGGCAACGGCGGCCCCGGCAACGACGGCACCGGTGGTGCCGCCGGCGACGGCGGCGACGGCGGCGACGGCACCATTACCGGCGGCGACGGTGGCAATGGGGGCGCTGGCGCCAACGGCATCGGAGGCGGCTTCGACAACGGGTTCGGCAGGGCCGGTGGGAACGGCGGGAATGGCGGCAGCGGCGGTAAGTTCGGCGGCGCCGGCGGCAACGGCGGCGACGGCGGTCACGCCGCAGACGGCACCGTGGCCGGCAGCGTCTTCACCGGCTTCACCGGTGATGCCGGCGGAGCCGGCGGCCGCGGCGGCAATGGTGGCGCTGGTACCGGCGTTGATGGTGTCGGCGGCGCTGGCGGTGCCGGCGGCAACGGCGGCGACGGCGGTGACCCACCCGCTGGCTTCCTCGGCGGCGGCGGCTTCCCGGGCGGAGTCGGCGGCGCTGGCGGCCGCGGCGGCGACGGCGGCGACGGCACCAGCGTCGGCGGTAGTGGCGGCACCGGCGGCACCGGCGGCACTGGCGGCACCGGCGGCCCTGCGACCGGCGGCGGCCCCGGCGGCCCGGGCGTCAGCGGCGACGTCGGCACCACCGGCAATCCTCCCGCTGGCACCAACGGGGGTAAGGGTGGCGCTGGCGGCGCCGGTGGTGCCGGCGGTCCCGGCGGTACCCTGTGA